A genomic window from Synechococcus sp. CBW1107 includes:
- a CDS encoding cytochrome c oxidase subunit 3 — MFGLATFLVADGMTFAGFFAAYLTFRAVNPLPAGAVYELELILPTINTVLLVLSSFTFHRAARELRQDQLGACRLWLLITAGLGLAFLGGQMVEYFSLPFGLTDNLYASTFYALTGFHGLHVTLGALMILIVWWQARTPGRFTADHHFGVEAAELYWHFVDGIWLILYGILYLL, encoded by the coding sequence ATGTTCGGCCTGGCCACCTTCCTGGTGGCCGACGGCATGACCTTTGCCGGCTTCTTCGCCGCCTACCTGACCTTCAGGGCCGTGAATCCCCTTCCGGCAGGTGCGGTCTACGAGCTGGAGCTGATCCTGCCCACGATCAACACCGTGCTGCTGGTGCTGAGCAGCTTCACCTTTCATCGCGCCGCCAGGGAGCTGCGCCAGGATCAGCTCGGGGCCTGCCGCCTCTGGCTGCTGATCACCGCCGGCCTGGGCCTGGCCTTCCTGGGTGGCCAGATGGTGGAGTACTTCTCCCTGCCCTTCGGGCTCACCGACAATCTCTACGCCAGCACCTTCTATGCGCTGACGGGATTCCACGGGCTGCACGTGACGCTGGGGGCTCTGATGATCCTGATCGTCTGGTGGCAGGCCCGCACCCCTGGGCGATTCACCGCCGATCATCACTTCGGGGTCGAAGCCGCCGAGCTCTACTGGCACTTCGTCGATGGAATCTGGTTGATTCTCTACGGGATTCTCTACCTGCTCTGA